In Brassica rapa cultivar Chiifu-401-42 chromosome A06, CAAS_Brap_v3.01, whole genome shotgun sequence, a single window of DNA contains:
- the LOC103873995 gene encoding dof zinc finger protein DOF5.7 yields the protein MSSHTNLHSPKPDHRTTGTPHTKKPPSSSTSQDQQTLKCPRCNSSNTKFCYYNNYSLSQPRHFCKACRRYWTRGGALRNVPIGGGCRKTKKSFKPNAVATPSSSQRFFSSIMEDSSKFFPPPTTMDFQLAGLSLNKINDLQLMNNQEVLGLRPMDQVETTPVDVGSGLSLMGFGDYSNNNHSTGTFTTAGGTDGNLATSIETLSSLNQDLHWRLQQQRMAMLFGSSKEETVVVERPQPILYRNLDIVNSSQSPTKKGDNQTEWYFGNNNNNNDNEGVANNNNTGGSEQWNNGVQAWTDLNHYDALP from the coding sequence ATGTCCTCCCATACCAATCTCCACTCTCCTAAACCGGATCACCGTACCACCGGGACACCCCATACCAAAAAACCACCGTCCTCCTCCACCTCTCAAGACCAACAAACCCTAAAATGCCCTCGTTGCAACTCCTCAAACACAAAGTTCTGTTACTACAACAACTACAGCCTCTCTCAGCCTCGTCACTTCTGCAAAGCTTGCCGTCGTTACTGGACACGTGGTGGTGCCTTAAGAAACGTCCCCATCGGTGGAGGATGTcggaaaaccaaaaaatcattcAAACCTAACGCAGTAGCAACTCCTTCTTCATCTCAGAGATTTTTCTCTTCAATCATGGAAGATTCCTCCAAGTTCTTCCCTCCTCCAACAACAATGGATTTTCAGCTCGCTGGTTTGTCTCTCAACAAAATCAACGATCTTCAACTTATGAATAATCAAGAAGTTCTTGGCCTTAGGCCCATGGACCAGGTCGAGACAACACCAGTAGATGTCGGGTCGGGTTTATCTTTAATGGGTTTTGGAGATTACAGCAACAACAACCATTCAACGGGGACGTTCACAACCGCCGGAGGAACCGACGGAAACTTAGCTACTTCGATAGAAACTTTGAGTTCTTTAAACCAAGATTTGCACTGGAGACTTCAGCAACAGAGGATGGCTATGCTTTTTGGTAGCTCTAAAGAAGAGACTGTCGTTGTGGAGAGGCCACAGCCGATACTTTACAGGAATCTCGATATCGTGAACTCATCGCAGTCGCCGACGAAGAAAGGAGATAATCAGACAGAGTGGTATTttggtaataataataataataatgataatgaAGGGGTGGCTAATAATAACAACACAGGAGGAAGTGAGCAATGGAACAATGGAGTTCAAGCTTGGACTGATCTTAACCATTATGATGCTTTGCCATGA